The Saccharopolyspora gloriosae genome has a segment encoding these proteins:
- a CDS encoding TetR/AcrR family transcriptional regulator — MAGRKQFDVDTALDGAMHVFWEHGYAEASLNRLLTATGLGRGSLYSTFGGKEQLFRLSLQRYAELFGSRLTQALREHPDDPVAAIRAFYDAVLDRLANPEVPAGCLITRLAAETAELDEPVRDAVGNALNEQRAEVRAALRPAEKSLSGKELDDLALYVSAVNQSLTVLHVAGTPLEELRTVADMAHSHLAAALHG, encoded by the coding sequence ATGGCAGGACGCAAGCAGTTCGACGTCGACACCGCCCTGGACGGCGCGATGCACGTGTTCTGGGAGCACGGCTACGCCGAGGCCAGCCTGAACAGGCTGCTCACCGCCACCGGACTCGGACGCGGCTCGCTGTACTCCACTTTCGGCGGCAAGGAGCAGCTGTTCCGGCTGAGCCTCCAGCGCTACGCGGAACTGTTCGGCTCCCGGCTCACGCAAGCCCTGCGGGAGCACCCCGACGATCCGGTCGCCGCGATCCGCGCCTTCTACGACGCCGTGCTGGATCGCCTCGCGAACCCGGAGGTTCCCGCGGGCTGCCTGATCACCCGGCTCGCCGCCGAAACCGCCGAACTCGACGAGCCGGTGCGCGACGCCGTCGGGAACGCGCTCAACGAGCAGCGCGCCGAGGTGCGGGCGGCACTGCGACCGGCGGAGAAGTCGCTGTCCGGCAAGGAACTCGACGACCTGGCGCTGTACGTGTCGGCGGTGAACCAGTCGCTGACGGTGCTGCACGTCGCCGGGACCCCGCTGGAGGAGCTGCGCACCGTCGCCGACATGGCCCACTCGCACCTGGCCGCCGCCCTGCACGGCTGA
- a CDS encoding Pycsar system effector family protein: protein MHREQLATIDRDDRRCPAPEPNRHVTVARDANSHLTREQELEVALRTAGDFRTSISGADTKAGLLISALGICLGGAGKAMATPPPAVLDGLPKFTSLGLLALLLCGALGALLYLTAVLTPLTRAPSGGPNLFAFPTFPHQREAHVHTATTAELCAQAWLQAETLAHIAGTKYRRLRNALRCFCAALLAFLLWTGLLMFLPVAGS from the coding sequence ATGCACCGCGAGCAGCTCGCCACGATCGACCGCGACGACCGGCGGTGCCCCGCACCGGAGCCGAACCGCCACGTCACCGTTGCACGCGATGCGAACAGCCACCTCACCCGCGAGCAGGAACTGGAAGTGGCGCTGCGCACCGCGGGCGACTTCCGCACGTCCATCTCCGGGGCCGACACCAAGGCCGGCCTGTTGATCTCCGCGCTCGGCATCTGCCTCGGCGGCGCGGGCAAGGCGATGGCCACGCCGCCCCCAGCGGTGCTGGACGGCCTGCCGAAGTTCACCTCGCTCGGGCTGCTGGCGTTGCTGCTGTGCGGCGCGCTGGGCGCACTGCTCTACCTCACCGCAGTGCTCACGCCGCTCACCCGCGCACCTTCCGGCGGGCCGAACCTGTTCGCATTCCCCACCTTCCCGCATCAGCGGGAAGCGCACGTCCACACGGCCACCACGGCGGAACTGTGCGCGCAGGCGTGGCTGCAGGCGGAGACGCTCGCGCACATCGCGGGCACCAAGTACCGGCGGCTGCGCAACGCGCTGCGCTGCTTCTGCGCCGCGCTGCTGGCCTTCCTGCTGTGGACGGGACTGCTCATGTTCCTGCCCGTCGCGGGAAGCTGA
- a CDS encoding Crp/Fnr family transcriptional regulator encodes MSERWSADAVAAFRSVSRRRRWRASAVVFSVGDESDHVLLIRSGRVKVWSMSVRGTEAMLAIRGPGSMIGDFAAIDGEPRGATVTALEQVEADVVSGGDFRRFLHEHPEAMFELLTRVVARMRESDRHRVEFASSGVSERLARLLLELVREHGIPDGAGRHTIAIPLSQAELASATSASREAVARALRELRESGAVSTQRRRIVVLRGDLLAEAAKRNE; translated from the coding sequence ATGAGCGAGCGGTGGAGTGCGGATGCGGTGGCCGCGTTCCGGTCGGTATCGAGGCGGCGGCGGTGGCGAGCGAGCGCCGTCGTGTTCTCGGTGGGGGACGAGTCGGACCACGTGCTGCTCATTCGCAGCGGCCGGGTCAAGGTGTGGTCGATGTCGGTGCGGGGAACCGAGGCGATGCTGGCGATTCGCGGACCAGGTTCGATGATCGGCGATTTCGCCGCGATCGACGGAGAACCGCGCGGCGCCACGGTGACCGCGCTGGAACAGGTGGAGGCGGACGTCGTGTCCGGCGGAGACTTCCGCCGGTTCCTGCACGAGCATCCGGAGGCGATGTTCGAACTGCTCACCAGGGTCGTCGCCCGGATGCGGGAGTCGGATCGGCACCGCGTGGAGTTCGCCTCGTCCGGGGTTTCGGAGCGGCTCGCCCGGTTGCTGCTGGAACTGGTGCGGGAGCACGGGATTCCCGACGGTGCCGGTCGGCACACGATCGCGATCCCGTTGAGCCAGGCGGAACTCGCGAGTGCGACGAGCGCGTCCCGCGAGGCGGTGGCTCGCGCGTTACGCGAGTTGCGGGAGTCCGGCGCGGTCAGCACGCAGCGCCGCCGGATCGTCGTGCTGCGAGGTGACCTGCTCGCCGAGGCGGCGAAACGGAATGAGTGA
- a CDS encoding maleylpyruvate isomerase N-terminal domain-containing protein: MLSDRKPGEYIMIVDALDQAWQAWAQLGTHLGAEQWDRPTRLEDWTVRHVFAHYADIPGVLGAALNGEGAPESGAAPTFADAAELLAFMQRPGGVARTEADRIRDAGIADSRSTDELVAQFTEVAPRTIERLRGRDLGTLVPYSELGTVAAGEALRIQLMEAVVHYLDLATALELPKPGPPAGEPMRVTAALLAAIADPVHLIEAATGRSDTGIFPVLR, from the coding sequence ATGCTCAGCGACCGCAAACCGGGGGAGTACATCATGATCGTGGACGCGCTCGACCAAGCTTGGCAGGCCTGGGCGCAACTCGGCACGCATCTCGGCGCTGAACAATGGGATCGGCCGACACGGCTGGAAGACTGGACGGTGCGGCACGTCTTCGCGCACTACGCGGACATTCCAGGCGTGCTCGGAGCCGCGCTGAACGGCGAGGGCGCCCCGGAGTCCGGGGCTGCGCCGACTTTCGCGGACGCGGCGGAACTGCTGGCGTTCATGCAACGCCCCGGCGGGGTCGCGCGCACCGAAGCCGACCGGATCCGCGATGCGGGCATCGCCGACTCCCGTTCCACCGACGAACTCGTCGCGCAGTTCACCGAAGTGGCGCCGAGGACGATCGAGCGACTGCGCGGCCGAGACCTCGGCACGCTGGTCCCCTACTCCGAACTCGGCACCGTGGCGGCCGGCGAGGCGCTGCGCATCCAGTTGATGGAGGCGGTGGTGCACTACCTCGACTTGGCCACCGCGCTGGAACTGCCCAAACCCGGTCCGCCGGCGGGTGAACCCATGCGGGTGACCGCTGCGCTGCTCGCCGCCATCGCTGACCCGGTGCACCTCATCGAAGCGGCCACCGGGCGCAGCGACACCGGGATCTTCCCCGTCCTGCGCTGA
- a CDS encoding heme o synthase, translating to MTAVPEQAETAPTTTSKRRGVLAAYLALTKPRVIELLLVTTIPAMFLAERGIPSPWLVLVTLVGGAMSAGSANALNCVADSDIDAVMHRTRSRPLVSYEVPRKHALIFGIVLGAVSFAVLAIGANLLSAVLSLAAILFYVFVYTLLLKRRTSQNIVWGGAAGCMPVVIGWAAVAGKVEWPAIVMFAVVFLWTPPHFWSLAMKYRDDYARAGVPMLPVVATPRQVSARILVYSWATVASTLLLVPATSWVYVAIAVLSGAAFLIVAQRLHASVRQGRATNPMTLFHLSNSYLAVLFVAIAVDAAVGLPTLT from the coding sequence ATGACGGCGGTTCCCGAACAGGCTGAGACTGCCCCCACCACCACTTCGAAGCGGCGCGGTGTGCTCGCCGCGTACTTGGCGCTGACGAAACCGCGGGTCATCGAGCTGCTGCTGGTGACGACGATCCCGGCGATGTTCCTGGCCGAACGCGGTATCCCGTCGCCGTGGCTGGTGCTGGTGACGCTGGTCGGCGGCGCCATGTCCGCGGGTAGCGCGAACGCGCTGAACTGCGTGGCGGACTCGGACATCGACGCGGTGATGCACCGCACCCGCAGCCGTCCGCTGGTGAGCTACGAGGTGCCGCGCAAGCACGCGCTGATCTTCGGCATCGTGTTGGGCGCGGTGTCGTTCGCGGTGCTCGCGATCGGTGCGAACCTGCTGTCGGCGGTGCTGTCGCTGGCGGCGATCCTGTTCTACGTCTTCGTGTACACGCTGCTGCTCAAGCGGCGGACCTCGCAGAACATCGTGTGGGGCGGTGCCGCGGGCTGCATGCCGGTGGTGATCGGCTGGGCCGCGGTGGCGGGCAAGGTCGAGTGGCCGGCGATCGTGATGTTCGCGGTGGTGTTCCTGTGGACGCCGCCGCATTTCTGGTCGTTGGCGATGAAGTACCGCGATGACTACGCGCGCGCGGGGGTGCCGATGTTGCCGGTGGTGGCCACGCCGCGGCAGGTGTCGGCGCGGATCTTGGTCTACAGCTGGGCCACGGTGGCCTCGACGTTGCTGCTGGTGCCCGCGACGAGCTGGGTGTACGTGGCGATCGCGGTGCTCTCCGGTGCCGCGTTCCTGATCGTGGCGCAGCGGCTGCACGCTTCGGTGCGGCAGGGGCGCGCGACGAACCCGATGACGTTGTTCCACTTGTCGAACTCGTACCTGGCGGTCCTGTTCGTGGCCATCGCGGTGGACGCCGCCGTGGGCCTCCCGACGCTCACCTGA
- a CDS encoding DUF3817 domain-containing protein, protein MKPGVLAFYRVMAYVTAVLLILLCLTMVLKYLWPEGSSMQLLGDQWTTTIGIGHGYLYIVYLFVALVTTVQLRIPYGRMLLVLLAGTIPFGAFFAERKVVLWHRLRTSGEPLPFEAAASEATS, encoded by the coding sequence GTGAAGCCTGGCGTTCTGGCCTTCTACCGGGTCATGGCGTACGTGACAGCGGTGCTGCTCATCTTGCTGTGCCTGACCATGGTGTTGAAGTACTTGTGGCCCGAGGGCTCGTCCATGCAGCTGCTGGGCGACCAGTGGACGACCACGATCGGCATCGGCCACGGCTACCTCTACATCGTGTACCTGTTCGTCGCGCTGGTCACCACCGTGCAGCTGCGCATCCCCTACGGCCGGATGCTGCTGGTCCTGCTGGCGGGCACCATCCCGTTCGGCGCCTTCTTCGCGGAGCGCAAGGTCGTGCTGTGGCACCGGCTGCGCACCAGCGGCGAGCCGCTGCCGTTCGAGGCCGCGGCGTCGGAGGCGACGAGCTGA
- a CDS encoding LLM class flavin-dependent oxidoreductase: MDTVANPDRTALGAPGHADQTDPIRGTARGRSAVPLSILDLAPVGVETTPGEALATTTELAQAAERWGFHRMWVAEHHGMPGIASSSPPVVIAHLAAATSTLRLGSGGVMLPNHAPLVVAEQFGTLQALHPGRIDLGIGRAPGTDQGTARALRRTSGPLSVDDFPQQLGELLRFLGDGFTADHPYAEVNSIPHGQAPPVWLLGSSGFSAQVAGALGLPFAFAHHFSARNTLPALDLYRQSFQPSEVLDEPYSMIGAQAIAADTEEEALDLARPMALSMLRLRSGNPGRMPSPQEAREYRYSEMEQSVVDSWLADAIYGTPESVHAELEALRQSAEVDELMLTANMYDRTSKLRSYELIAGAYGLPGAG; encoded by the coding sequence ATGGACACTGTCGCCAACCCGGACCGCACCGCCCTCGGGGCACCCGGTCACGCGGACCAGACCGACCCGATTCGCGGCACGGCACGGGGGCGGTCGGCCGTTCCGCTGTCGATCCTCGACCTCGCCCCCGTCGGCGTGGAGACCACGCCGGGTGAGGCGCTGGCCACCACGACGGAGCTCGCGCAGGCGGCCGAACGCTGGGGCTTCCACCGGATGTGGGTCGCCGAGCACCACGGCATGCCGGGGATCGCGAGCTCCTCGCCACCGGTGGTGATCGCGCACCTCGCAGCGGCTACGAGCACGCTGCGCCTCGGTTCCGGCGGAGTGATGCTGCCCAACCACGCGCCGCTGGTCGTCGCGGAGCAGTTCGGCACCTTGCAGGCGTTGCATCCGGGCCGAATCGACCTCGGCATCGGCCGCGCCCCGGGCACTGATCAAGGGACGGCCCGCGCGCTGCGCCGCACCAGCGGCCCGCTGTCGGTCGACGATTTCCCGCAGCAGCTCGGTGAGCTGCTGCGCTTCCTCGGCGACGGCTTCACCGCCGACCATCCTTACGCCGAGGTGAACTCGATTCCGCACGGTCAGGCACCGCCGGTGTGGCTGCTGGGTTCCAGCGGGTTCAGCGCACAGGTCGCGGGCGCGCTGGGCTTGCCGTTCGCGTTCGCCCACCACTTCTCGGCGCGCAACACGCTGCCCGCACTGGACCTCTACCGGCAGTCTTTCCAGCCGTCGGAGGTGCTCGACGAGCCCTATTCGATGATCGGCGCGCAGGCGATCGCCGCCGACACGGAGGAGGAGGCGCTGGATCTGGCCCGTCCGATGGCGCTGAGCATGTTGCGGCTGCGCAGCGGCAACCCCGGCCGCATGCCCAGCCCGCAGGAGGCCCGCGAGTACCGGTACTCGGAGATGGAGCAGAGCGTCGTGGACAGCTGGCTGGCCGACGCGATCTACGGCACTCCGGAATCGGTGCACGCCGAGCTGGAGGCGCTGCGGCAGAGCGCCGAGGTCGACGAGCTGATGCTCACCGCGAACATGTACGACCGGACGTCGAAGCTGCGTTCCTACGAGTTGATCGCGGGCGCATACGGGTTGCCGGGCGCTGGCTGA
- a CDS encoding lysine N(6)-hydroxylase/L-ornithine N(5)-oxygenase family protein — MSAAPTHVQGHVQDILGIGFGPSNLALAVAVEEHNRRCGEYERLDVSFVERKPRFGWHRGMLIEGTTMQVSFLKDLVTMREPASDFSFLSYLQDKGRLVDFINHKTMFPTRVEYHDYLEWAASRLEHLAQYDAEVIDVRPVQDGDVFEVLVRHGSGQVTAHLTRNIVVAVGLEASLPPGAELGDHVWHNLELMHRIGELDGTDPRRFTIVGAGQSAAEVTDYLHRSFPDAEVCSVFSRYGHTPADDSPFANRIFDPDAVDHFYSSPSGVKQMLMDYHRNTNYSVVDLELIEQLYARAYQEKVQGKERLRMLNASRVVDVETTADGVAVTVEFLPTGERMVLDSDVLVYATGCSPGDPGRFLGRTWDECLRDADGQVEVDRDYRVRTTGDVNGGVYFQGGTEHTHGIMSSLLSNGAVRAGDIRDSVLRYRNTPRAAAHPDYALTADRA; from the coding sequence GTGTCTGCGGCTCCGACCCACGTGCAAGGCCATGTCCAGGACATCCTGGGCATCGGCTTCGGCCCCTCCAACTTAGCGCTGGCCGTAGCCGTCGAGGAACACAACCGCCGCTGCGGCGAGTACGAACGGCTCGACGTGAGCTTCGTGGAACGCAAACCGAGATTCGGCTGGCACCGCGGAATGCTCATCGAGGGCACCACCATGCAGGTCTCGTTCCTCAAAGACCTAGTGACGATGCGCGAGCCCGCCAGCGACTTCTCCTTCCTGTCGTACTTGCAGGACAAGGGCCGGCTGGTCGACTTCATCAACCACAAGACGATGTTCCCCACCCGCGTCGAGTACCACGACTACCTGGAATGGGCCGCGAGCCGGCTCGAACACCTCGCGCAGTACGACGCCGAAGTCATCGACGTGCGGCCCGTGCAGGACGGGGACGTGTTCGAGGTGCTCGTGCGGCACGGCTCCGGCCAGGTCACCGCGCACCTGACGCGCAACATCGTCGTCGCCGTGGGGCTCGAAGCGAGCCTGCCGCCCGGCGCGGAACTCGGCGACCACGTGTGGCACAACCTCGAACTGATGCACCGCATCGGTGAGCTCGACGGCACCGATCCGCGCCGGTTCACCATCGTCGGAGCCGGGCAGAGCGCCGCCGAGGTCACCGACTACCTGCACCGCTCGTTCCCCGACGCGGAAGTGTGCTCGGTCTTCAGCCGCTACGGACACACCCCCGCGGACGACAGCCCGTTCGCGAACCGCATCTTCGACCCGGACGCGGTCGATCACTTCTACAGCTCGCCCTCCGGGGTGAAGCAGATGCTCATGGACTACCACCGCAACACGAACTACTCGGTGGTCGACCTCGAACTCATCGAACAGCTCTACGCCCGCGCCTACCAGGAGAAGGTGCAGGGCAAGGAGCGGCTGCGGATGCTCAACGCCTCCCGCGTCGTCGACGTCGAAACGACCGCCGACGGCGTCGCGGTCACCGTCGAGTTCCTGCCCACCGGCGAACGCATGGTGCTCGACTCCGACGTGCTCGTCTACGCCACCGGATGCAGCCCCGGCGACCCCGGCCGGTTCCTCGGCCGCACCTGGGACGAATGCCTGCGCGACGCCGACGGGCAGGTCGAGGTGGACCGCGACTACCGGGTGCGCACCACCGGCGACGTCAACGGCGGCGTGTACTTCCAAGGCGGCACCGAGCACACCCACGGCATCATGTCCTCGTTGCTGTCCAACGGGGCGGTCCGCGCGGGCGACATCCGCGACTCGGTCCTCCGGTACCGCAACACCCCGCGAGCCGCCGCGCACCCCGACTACGCCCTCACCGCCGACCGCGCCTGA
- a CDS encoding siderophore-interacting protein encodes MTTADRPRRSEHRRPPTRTLEVLRTAELSPSMRRITLGGDELVGFREQHSGPNVKVFVPQPGQHRPVLPVLNDEGRYVWPEAHERPTMRTYTVRRYDERRGELDIDFVMHGDHGVAASWARGAEPGDYLGVLGPGGRTCREADWYLLVGDETAMPGIASIIEELPVTARGQVFLEVAGSSDQQHIECPPNMRMTWLHRDGVPAGRSTLLSDAVRDLDIPADGHDVSAWVSGESGIVRGIRRHLREDRGFDARSVLAIGYWKAGMAETDYHDRYNHDRD; translated from the coding sequence ATGACGACAGCGGACCGACCCCGACGCAGCGAACACCGCCGTCCACCGACCCGCACGCTGGAGGTGCTCCGCACTGCGGAGCTGTCGCCTTCGATGCGGCGCATCACCCTCGGTGGGGACGAACTCGTCGGGTTCCGGGAGCAACACAGCGGGCCGAACGTGAAGGTGTTCGTCCCGCAACCAGGCCAGCATCGCCCGGTGCTTCCCGTCCTCAACGACGAAGGCCGCTACGTGTGGCCCGAAGCGCACGAACGGCCCACCATGCGCACCTACACGGTGCGCCGCTACGACGAACGACGCGGCGAACTCGACATCGACTTCGTCATGCACGGAGATCACGGCGTCGCCGCGTCCTGGGCGCGCGGAGCCGAACCGGGCGACTACCTCGGCGTGCTCGGACCCGGCGGCCGGACCTGCCGGGAAGCCGACTGGTACCTGCTGGTCGGTGACGAGACCGCGATGCCCGGCATCGCCTCGATCATCGAGGAGCTGCCGGTGACCGCTCGCGGCCAGGTCTTCCTGGAAGTCGCGGGCAGCAGCGACCAGCAGCACATCGAATGCCCACCGAACATGCGGATGACCTGGCTGCACCGCGACGGCGTGCCCGCAGGACGCTCCACGCTGCTCTCCGACGCGGTCCGCGACCTCGACATCCCCGCCGACGGACACGATGTGTCGGCCTGGGTCTCCGGTGAATCAGGGATCGTCCGCGGCATCCGCCGCCATCTGCGGGAGGACCGCGGATTCGACGCCCGATCGGTGCTGGCCATCGGCTACTGGAAAGCCGGAATGGCCGAAACCGACTACCACGATCGATACAACCACGACCGCGACTGA
- a CDS encoding DHA2 family efflux MFS transporter permease subunit, whose protein sequence is MNDPRVAVCIVYVAAMFMNGMDATIVNVALPAIGAEFGVPPSATSAINIGYLVSLAVCIPVSGWLGDRFGTKKVFLTAFGSFVLASAMCGAAQDLTQLTLARVVQGAGGGVLSPVALTMLFRAYPPQERIKLSRVLVIPTAVAPALGPVLGGLFVEQLTWRWGFFVNVPFGVLALVYGALRLREHVESVHKRFDLLGFALAAPGLGLLMYALDAVSMRGPDSPHFYVAGVAGLGCLIALVVSQLRSRQPMLDVRLFGDASFRRASLILATCVAGFLGTLYGFTLMYQTGMGASPWETGLVTLPKAVGLMVASQAVTWAHPRLGPRLLIALSMLGAAASFAAMNLVTGPLSAGAVQFASGFFVGAASIELQVVAFATISATATGGASTLFNVQRQVGSALGVAVTAGVLAIGGAGASGSLGVYHVAMLVSAGFALLGVLVALRIKNPAALRADAGKGADEGSGTGAVPAARS, encoded by the coding sequence GTGAACGACCCCAGAGTCGCGGTCTGCATCGTCTACGTCGCCGCGATGTTCATGAACGGCATGGACGCCACCATCGTCAACGTGGCGCTGCCGGCCATCGGCGCCGAGTTCGGGGTGCCGCCGAGCGCGACCAGCGCCATCAACATCGGCTACCTGGTCAGCCTCGCGGTGTGCATCCCCGTCTCGGGCTGGCTGGGCGACAGGTTCGGCACCAAGAAGGTCTTCCTGACCGCGTTCGGCTCGTTCGTCCTGGCCTCGGCGATGTGCGGGGCTGCGCAGGACCTGACGCAGCTCACCCTGGCCAGAGTGGTGCAGGGCGCGGGCGGTGGTGTGCTGAGCCCGGTGGCGCTGACCATGCTGTTCCGCGCCTACCCGCCGCAGGAACGGATCAAGCTCTCCCGGGTGCTGGTGATCCCGACCGCGGTCGCGCCCGCGCTCGGCCCGGTGCTCGGCGGGTTGTTCGTCGAACAGCTCACCTGGCGGTGGGGCTTCTTCGTGAACGTGCCGTTCGGGGTGCTGGCGCTGGTCTACGGCGCGCTGCGGCTGCGCGAACACGTCGAGTCCGTGCACAAGCGGTTCGACCTGCTCGGATTCGCGCTGGCCGCGCCGGGCCTGGGCCTGCTGATGTACGCGCTGGACGCGGTGTCCATGCGCGGGCCGGACTCTCCGCACTTCTACGTGGCCGGGGTGGCGGGCCTGGGCTGCCTCATCGCGCTCGTCGTGTCCCAGCTGCGATCCCGGCAGCCGATGCTGGACGTGCGGTTGTTCGGTGACGCCTCGTTCCGGCGGGCCAGCCTCATCTTGGCGACGTGCGTGGCCGGATTCCTCGGGACGCTCTACGGATTCACGCTGATGTACCAGACCGGCATGGGCGCGTCGCCGTGGGAAACGGGCCTGGTGACGCTGCCGAAGGCCGTCGGGCTGATGGTGGCCTCGCAGGCGGTGACCTGGGCGCATCCGAGATTGGGACCGCGGCTGCTGATCGCGTTGTCGATGCTCGGCGCCGCCGCCTCGTTCGCTGCGATGAACCTCGTGACCGGCCCGCTGTCGGCGGGCGCGGTGCAGTTCGCCTCCGGATTCTTCGTCGGGGCCGCCTCGATCGAATTGCAGGTCGTGGCGTTCGCGACGATCAGCGCCACCGCCACCGGTGGCGCGTCCACCCTGTTCAACGTGCAGCGCCAGGTCGGTTCCGCGCTCGGCGTGGCCGTCACGGCGGGAGTGCTCGCCATCGGCGGAGCGGGAGCTTCCGGCTCGCTCGGCGTGTACCACGTGGCGATGCTCGTCTCCGCCGGATTCGCGTTGCTCGGTGTGTTGGTGGCGCTGAGAATCAAGAATCCTGCCGCACTGCGCGCCGATGCCGGTAAGGGCGCGGACGAGGGCAGTGGAACCGGGGCGGTCCCGGCCGCGCGGAGCTGA
- a CDS encoding MbtH family protein, whose protein sequence is MSNPFDDPDGSFYALVNDEDQFSLWPERIKVPDGWTIAHGPADRRSCLDHIEVNWTDIRPVRNGA, encoded by the coding sequence ATGAGCAATCCGTTCGACGACCCCGACGGTTCGTTCTACGCCCTGGTCAACGACGAGGACCAGTTCTCGCTGTGGCCGGAACGGATCAAGGTGCCCGATGGCTGGACGATCGCGCACGGCCCCGCGGACAGACGGTCCTGCCTGGACCACATCGAGGTGAACTGGACGGACATCCGTCCAGTCCGCAACGGCGCGTAA